In one window of Azoarcus olearius DNA:
- a CDS encoding VOC family protein, translating to MAQVKRLAYIQIETEDVAAWTAFARNVLACEVVDGSNEAEACLRVDDRPWRIHLTRGPRNDIVALGLEADTLADVEALHQGLAAAGHAVEVGSAEACKARGVQALRRFADPAGLAVELSCGSLVRPQQPFHAPVAHGGFVTGGQGLGHVMLVVENVAEVHDFYCRLLGFTTSDFVSTADYGGRKGDFVFMRCNERHHSLAIGYLPIGRRLGHLMLQVREFDDVGRALDRVHRHGARQTRALGRHINDQMFSFYVQSPSGAQIEYGWGGLEVDEGSHEVRTYDVTSAWGHQHLNT from the coding sequence ATGGCACAGGTAAAAAGACTGGCCTACATCCAGATCGAAACCGAAGACGTGGCGGCATGGACCGCCTTCGCGCGCAATGTGCTGGCCTGTGAAGTGGTGGACGGCAGCAACGAGGCCGAGGCCTGCCTGCGGGTGGACGACCGCCCGTGGCGCATCCACCTGACCCGCGGACCGCGCAACGACATCGTTGCGCTCGGGCTGGAAGCAGACACCCTCGCGGACGTGGAAGCCCTGCACCAGGGGCTGGCCGCCGCCGGGCACGCGGTGGAGGTCGGTTCGGCCGAGGCCTGCAAGGCGCGCGGCGTGCAGGCACTGCGCCGGTTTGCCGACCCCGCCGGGCTTGCCGTCGAACTGTCCTGCGGATCACTCGTGCGTCCCCAGCAGCCCTTCCACGCGCCAGTGGCACACGGGGGCTTCGTCACCGGCGGCCAGGGCCTCGGCCATGTGATGCTGGTGGTGGAGAACGTGGCCGAGGTGCACGACTTCTACTGCCGCCTGCTCGGCTTCACCACCAGCGACTTCGTCTCCACCGCCGACTACGGCGGGCGCAAGGGCGACTTCGTCTTCATGCGCTGCAACGAACGTCACCACAGCCTCGCAATCGGCTATCTTCCGATCGGCAGGCGGCTTGGCCACCTCATGCTGCAGGTGCGCGAATTCGACGATGTCGGCCGCGCCCTCGACCGTGTGCATCGCCACGGGGCCAGGCAGACGCGGGCGCTGGGCCGCCATATCAACGACCAGATGTTCTCGTTCTACGTGCAAAGCCCGTCGGGCGCGCAGATCGAATACGGCTGGGGCGGCCTGGAAGTGGATGAAGGCAGTCACGAGGTGCGGACCTACGACGTCACCAGCGCGTGGGGCCACCAGCACCTGAACACCTGA
- a CDS encoding lipocalin-like domain-containing protein produces the protein MTKGIEGRWEIVSWRQEYDDGRCVHPFGETLEGFIDYSRDSDAMFCVLSRKPRTAFTTGGQWDAADADKARAYDEYLTYAGRYSFDGEQVTHHIQQCIFPNWQGTAQRRKVVRTSDDEITLVARIEEGTSEARTAILAWRRAAGGRA, from the coding sequence ATGACGAAGGGAATCGAAGGACGCTGGGAGATCGTCTCCTGGCGGCAGGAATACGATGACGGCCGCTGCGTGCACCCGTTCGGCGAAACACTGGAAGGGTTCATCGACTACAGCCGAGACTCGGACGCGATGTTCTGCGTGCTGTCGCGCAAGCCGCGCACCGCGTTCACCACCGGCGGCCAGTGGGACGCGGCCGATGCCGACAAGGCGCGCGCTTACGACGAATACCTGACCTACGCCGGCCGCTACAGCTTCGATGGGGAGCAGGTGACCCACCATATTCAGCAGTGCATCTTCCCCAACTGGCAGGGCACCGCGCAGCGCCGCAAGGTGGTCCGCACGAGCGACGACGAGATCACGCTGGTGGCGCGCATCGAAGAAGGTACCAGCGAGGCGCGCACCGCGATCCTCGCCTGGCGACGCGCGGCCGGCGGCCGCGCCTGA
- a CDS encoding alpha/beta fold hydrolase, with the protein MSQNNPELGSSIEIGSVRTNYHDLGKGFPVLMIHGSGPGVSGYVNWRTVMNPLAEKRRVLIPDMLGFGFTERKPDQHYDVDAWIEQAIGLLDALDLPRADIVGNSFGGALALKLAIRHPKRIRRIVLMGSAGLDFPLTEGLDAVWGYEPSPENMRRILDIFAFNRSLITDDLARLRYEASIQPGFQEAFAAMFPPPRQRWVSALASAEDDLRRIPHETLLVHGREDRVIPLASSVTLAGLIPRAQLHVFGRCGHWTQIEQAARFIRLVADFLDEADSAEPRPLD; encoded by the coding sequence ATGAGCCAGAACAATCCCGAACTGGGATCGAGCATCGAGATCGGTTCGGTCCGCACCAACTACCACGACCTCGGCAAAGGCTTTCCGGTGCTGATGATCCACGGCTCCGGCCCCGGCGTCAGCGGCTACGTCAATTGGCGCACCGTGATGAACCCGCTCGCCGAAAAGCGCCGGGTGCTGATTCCGGACATGCTCGGCTTCGGCTTCACCGAACGTAAGCCCGACCAGCATTACGACGTGGATGCATGGATCGAACAGGCGATCGGCCTGCTCGATGCGCTCGACCTGCCGCGCGCCGACATCGTCGGCAACTCCTTCGGCGGTGCGCTGGCGCTCAAGCTCGCCATCCGCCACCCCAAGCGCATCCGCCGCATCGTGCTGATGGGAAGCGCGGGGCTGGATTTTCCGCTGACCGAGGGCCTGGACGCGGTGTGGGGCTACGAGCCCTCGCCGGAGAACATGCGCCGCATCCTCGACATCTTCGCGTTCAACCGCAGCCTGATCACCGACGACCTCGCGCGGCTGCGCTACGAGGCCAGCATCCAGCCCGGCTTCCAGGAAGCCTTTGCCGCGATGTTCCCGCCGCCGCGCCAGCGCTGGGTGAGCGCGCTCGCCAGCGCCGAGGACGACCTGCGCCGGATTCCGCACGAAACCCTGCTGGTGCATGGGCGCGAGGACAGGGTGATCCCGCTCGCCAGCTCGGTCACGCTGGCCGGGCTCATCCCGCGCGCGCAGCTCCATGTGTTCGGGCGTTGCGGCCACTGGACGCAGATCGAGCAGGCCGCGCGCTTCATCCGGCTGGTCGCGGATTTTCTCGACGAGGCCGACAGCGCCGAACCGCGCCCCCTCGACTGA
- a CDS encoding GntR family transcriptional regulator, whose product MPLESLLSAVSSASAEPPSTLIEAAYRQIRRDIVLGVHPPGERLRIEQLKTRYAASSGTLREALALLVSDDLVVAQGQRGFSVAPMSLEDLTDLSYVRSLVEAEAARQSLLRGDDDWEARLVSAFHKLTRTEERLAARTADVYEEWELRNFEFHEALVSACGSPRLLSLRAMLHLQAERYRRVSALSGPRPGSVHAEHEQIFTLALARKGDALAEVIGQHVRRSLDVIRNSGLLSARAQDGGEAA is encoded by the coding sequence ATGCCGCTCGAATCCCTGCTTTCCGCCGTTTCATCCGCCTCCGCCGAGCCGCCGTCCACGCTGATCGAGGCGGCGTACCGCCAGATCCGGCGCGACATCGTGCTGGGCGTTCATCCGCCCGGCGAACGGCTGCGCATCGAGCAGCTCAAGACGCGCTATGCGGCCAGTTCCGGCACGCTGCGCGAGGCGCTCGCCCTGCTGGTGTCCGACGACCTGGTGGTGGCGCAGGGACAGCGCGGGTTCTCGGTGGCGCCGATGTCGCTGGAGGACCTGACCGATCTCTCCTACGTGCGCTCGCTGGTGGAGGCGGAGGCCGCGCGGCAAAGCCTGCTGCGCGGCGACGACGACTGGGAGGCGCGCCTCGTCAGCGCCTTTCACAAGCTCACGCGCACCGAGGAGCGCCTGGCTGCCCGCACCGCCGATGTCTATGAGGAGTGGGAGCTGCGCAACTTCGAATTCCACGAGGCGCTGGTGTCCGCCTGCGGCTCTCCCCGGCTGCTCAGCCTGCGCGCCATGCTCCACCTGCAGGCCGAGCGCTACCGGCGGGTGTCGGCCTTGTCCGGGCCGCGGCCGGGCTCGGTGCATGCGGAGCACGAGCAGATCTTCACGCTGGCGCTCGCGCGCAAGGGCGACGCCCTGGCCGAGGTGATCGGCCAGCACGTCCGCCGCTCGCTCGACGTGATCCGCAACAGCGGCCTGCTGAGCGCGCGTGCGCAGGACGGCGGCGAGGCGGCCTGA
- a CDS encoding cupin domain-containing protein, with amino-acid sequence MTPRRIVTGHDERGRSTILYDSPLQGGAFRHTPGFEVNILWRTPPLPTIAPRADDAGAAIASVLPDAGGTTALLVCFPPDSAPGADFDPAAAGAEFAERLPGLAECFEPDAPGFHRSATIDYGVVIEGEIWLELDDGVTRHLRQGDVIVQRGTRHAWRNRGSKPARLLFTLIGAESG; translated from the coding sequence ATGACGCCCCGACGCATCGTGACCGGCCATGACGAACGTGGCCGCTCCACCATCCTTTACGACAGCCCGCTGCAGGGTGGCGCTTTTCGCCACACGCCCGGCTTCGAGGTGAACATCCTGTGGCGCACGCCGCCGCTGCCGACCATCGCGCCGCGCGCCGACGACGCCGGCGCAGCGATCGCTTCGGTGCTGCCGGACGCCGGCGGCACCACGGCGCTGCTGGTGTGCTTTCCGCCTGACAGCGCACCGGGGGCGGACTTCGATCCGGCCGCCGCAGGCGCCGAATTCGCCGAACGCCTGCCCGGGCTGGCCGAGTGCTTCGAACCGGACGCGCCCGGCTTCCATCGTTCGGCGACGATCGACTACGGCGTGGTCATCGAAGGCGAGATCTGGCTGGAGCTGGACGACGGCGTCACCCGCCATCTGCGCCAGGGCGACGTGATCGTCCAGCGCGGTACGCGGCACGCCTGGCGCAACCGCGGCAGCAAGCCGGCGCGGCTGTTATTCACGCTGATTGGCGCCGAATCGGGCTGA
- a CDS encoding alcohol dehydrogenase catalytic domain-containing protein has translation MKTMKAARLHEIGGSFAIDEVPVPKPGPQDVLVRVEACGLIPNLRNVVTHFPTWYPFLPLPALPAIFGLDAAGTVAAVGEGVKSVRPGDRVYVNPGLSCGECRYCKQGEPTRCDAYTFMGYFGFGKGSQALFERYPYAGYAEYMTAPVANLVRLPDQVSSAQAARFGYMGTAYSALRKAALQAGQSVLILGATGTLGVGAVLLALGFGAARVVVVGRDRALLDRLLRLDPKRVVPLPLDGQPIHPRVREQVPGGVDAMLDTLGAKAPAELSVDAMQAVARGGRIVQIGGVAGPIPIDPHPFMCAQLQYIGSLWFTAAEGDEMLAMIEAGLVDLSVLEPRPYPLEALNEALEDIQTQANGFTNFHIAHR, from the coding sequence ATGAAAACAATGAAGGCGGCCCGCCTGCACGAGATCGGCGGCAGCTTTGCAATCGACGAAGTCCCGGTGCCTAAACCCGGCCCGCAGGACGTGCTGGTGCGCGTGGAGGCGTGCGGACTGATCCCCAACCTGCGCAACGTCGTCACCCATTTCCCCACCTGGTATCCCTTCCTGCCGCTGCCGGCGCTGCCGGCCATCTTCGGGCTGGACGCCGCCGGCACCGTGGCTGCGGTGGGGGAGGGGGTGAAGTCGGTGCGGCCGGGCGATCGGGTGTACGTCAATCCCGGCCTGTCCTGCGGGGAATGCCGCTACTGCAAGCAGGGCGAGCCGACGCGCTGCGACGCCTACACCTTCATGGGCTACTTCGGTTTCGGCAAGGGCTCACAGGCGCTGTTCGAGCGTTATCCCTACGCCGGCTACGCCGAATACATGACGGCGCCGGTCGCCAACCTGGTCCGCCTGCCGGATCAGGTCAGCAGCGCGCAGGCGGCCCGCTTCGGCTACATGGGCACCGCCTACTCCGCGCTGCGCAAGGCCGCGCTGCAAGCGGGGCAGAGCGTGCTGATCCTCGGCGCGACCGGCACCCTGGGCGTCGGCGCGGTGCTGCTGGCGCTGGGATTCGGCGCCGCCCGCGTGGTGGTCGTGGGGCGCGACCGCGCACTGCTCGACCGCCTGCTGCGGCTCGATCCGAAGCGGGTCGTGCCGCTGCCGCTGGATGGACAACCGATCCATCCGCGCGTGCGCGAGCAGGTTCCGGGCGGCGTGGACGCGATGCTCGACACCCTGGGCGCCAAGGCGCCCGCGGAACTCTCGGTGGATGCGATGCAGGCGGTGGCGCGCGGCGGCCGCATCGTCCAGATCGGCGGCGTTGCGGGGCCGATCCCGATCGACCCGCACCCCTTCATGTGCGCGCAGTTGCAGTACATCGGCTCGCTCTGGTTCACCGCTGCCGAGGGCGACGAAATGCTGGCGATGATCGAAGCCGGCCTGGTGGACCTGAGCGTGCTGGAACCGCGCCCATATCCGCTGGAAGCCTTGAACGAGGCGCTGGAAGACATCCAGACCCAGGCCAACGGCTTCACCAACTTCCACATCGCCCACCGCTGA
- the dmpG gene encoding 4-hydroxy-2-oxovalerate aldolase: MDLRGTRITVHDMTLRDGMHPKRHLMTLEQMKTIAQGLDQAGIPLIEVTHGDGLGGSSVNYGFPAHTDEEYLGAVIPLMKQAKVSALLLPGIGTVDHLKMAHELGVNTIRVATHCTEADVSEQHISYARKLGMDTVGFLMMAHMNSPEGLVQQAKLMESYGANCIYVTDSAGHLLPDTVKARIGAVRAALKPETELGFHGHHNLAMGVANSIAAIEAGATRIDAAAAGLGAGAGNTPMEVLIAVCDLMGIETGVDVFKIQDVAEDLVVPIMDFPIRIDRDALTLGYAGVYGSFLLFAKRAEKKYGVPAREILVEMGRRGMVGGQEDMIEDTAITLAKARAAA, encoded by the coding sequence ATGGACCTTCGCGGCACACGCATCACCGTTCACGACATGACCCTGCGCGACGGCATGCACCCCAAGCGCCACCTGATGACGCTCGAGCAGATGAAGACCATCGCCCAAGGGCTCGATCAAGCGGGCATCCCGCTGATCGAAGTCACCCACGGCGACGGCCTGGGCGGCAGCTCGGTGAACTACGGCTTTCCGGCCCACACCGACGAGGAATACCTCGGCGCGGTGATTCCGCTGATGAAGCAGGCGAAAGTCTCGGCACTGCTGCTGCCGGGCATCGGCACGGTCGATCACCTGAAGATGGCGCATGAACTCGGGGTGAACACCATCCGCGTCGCCACCCACTGCACCGAGGCCGATGTCTCCGAGCAGCACATCAGTTACGCCCGCAAGCTCGGCATGGACACCGTGGGCTTTCTGATGATGGCCCACATGAACAGCCCCGAAGGGCTGGTGCAGCAGGCGAAGCTGATGGAGAGCTATGGCGCCAACTGCATCTACGTGACGGACTCGGCCGGCCATCTGCTGCCCGACACGGTGAAGGCGCGCATCGGCGCGGTCCGTGCGGCCTTGAAACCCGAAACCGAACTCGGTTTCCACGGCCACCATAACCTCGCGATGGGCGTTGCCAACTCCATCGCCGCGATCGAAGCCGGGGCGACCCGCATCGACGCCGCGGCCGCGGGGCTGGGCGCCGGGGCCGGCAACACCCCGATGGAGGTGCTGATCGCGGTGTGCGACCTGATGGGCATCGAGACCGGCGTCGATGTGTTCAAGATCCAGGACGTGGCCGAAGACCTCGTGGTGCCCATCATGGACTTCCCGATCCGCATCGACCGCGATGCGCTCACGCTGGGCTACGCGGGCGTCTATGGCTCCTTTCTGCTCTTTGCCAAGCGCGCCGAGAAGAAGTACGGCGTGCCGGCGCGCGAGATCCTGGTCGAGATGGGCCGGCGCGGCATGGTCGGCGGCCAGGAGGACATGATCGAGGACACCGCGATCACGCTGGCGAAGGCGCGCGCGGCCGCCTGA
- a CDS encoding acetaldehyde dehydrogenase (acetylating), producing MNKIKCALIGPGNIGTDLLYKLKRSPVLEPVWMVGIDAASEGLARARELGLKTTADGVDGLLPHVKADGVQIAFDATSAYVHAENSRKLNELGVLMIDLTPAAIGPFCVPPVNLKDHVGRGEMNVNMVTCGGQATIPMVAAVSRVQPVKYGEIVATVSSKSAGPGTRKNIDEFTRTTAGAVEKVGGAKVGKAIIILNPAEPPLIMRDTVHCLTETEPDQQKITDSIHAMIREVQKYVPGYKLVNGPVFDGNRVSIYLEVEGLGDYLPKYAGNLDIMTAAGARTAEMFAEEILAGRLTLESNRAVLA from the coding sequence ATGAACAAGATCAAATGTGCCTTGATCGGTCCGGGCAACATCGGCACCGATCTGCTCTACAAACTCAAGCGCAGCCCGGTGCTGGAGCCGGTGTGGATGGTGGGCATCGACGCCGCCTCCGAAGGCCTGGCGCGCGCCCGCGAGCTCGGGCTCAAGACCACCGCCGACGGTGTCGATGGCCTGCTGCCGCATGTGAAGGCCGATGGCGTGCAGATCGCCTTTGACGCCACCTCCGCCTATGTCCATGCCGAGAACAGCCGCAAGTTGAATGAACTCGGCGTGCTGATGATCGACCTCACGCCCGCGGCGATCGGCCCCTTCTGCGTGCCGCCGGTCAATCTCAAGGACCACGTCGGCCGCGGCGAGATGAACGTGAACATGGTCACCTGCGGCGGCCAGGCCACGATCCCGATGGTCGCGGCGGTGAGCCGCGTGCAGCCGGTGAAGTACGGCGAGATCGTCGCCACCGTGTCGAGCAAGTCGGCCGGCCCCGGCACGCGCAAGAACATCGACGAATTCACCCGCACCACCGCCGGCGCGGTCGAGAAGGTGGGCGGCGCCAAGGTCGGCAAGGCCATCATCATCCTCAACCCCGCCGAGCCGCCGCTGATCATGCGCGACACGGTGCATTGCCTGACCGAGACCGAGCCCGACCAGCAGAAGATCACCGACTCCATCCACGCGATGATCCGCGAGGTCCAGAAGTACGTGCCGGGCTACAAGCTGGTCAATGGCCCGGTCTTCGATGGCAACCGCGTCTCCATCTACCTCGAAGTCGAAGGCCTGGGCGACTACCTGCCGAAATACGCCGGCAACCTCGACATCATGACCGCCGCCGGTGCCCGCACCGCCGAGATGTTCGCCGAGGAAATCCTCGCCGGCCGTCTCACCCTCGAATCCAACCGCGCCGTGCTGGCTTGA
- a CDS encoding 2-keto-4-pentenoate hydratase — protein MPLESPEIAAAAELLHRAASQHQPITPLREQVADTSMEAAYAIQAHNTARALAAGRRLVGRKIGLTSPAVQRQLGVDQPDFGMLFADMAVGDAEPVARWRLIQPKVEAEIAFVLGHPLERERHTYADILRAIDFCVPAVEIVDSRIADWRISLFDTIADNASSGLFVLGGNPVRPGAFDIGRCAMRMSEGERVVSEGNARACLGNPLNAAVWLADMLVRVGQPLQAGDIVLTGALGPMVAVDPQRPQRFLVDIEGLGHVEASFE, from the coding sequence ATGCCCCTCGAATCACCCGAAATCGCCGCAGCGGCAGAACTGCTGCACCGGGCCGCCAGCCAGCACCAGCCGATTACGCCGCTGCGCGAGCAGGTCGCCGATACCTCGATGGAGGCCGCCTACGCGATCCAGGCGCACAACACGGCACGCGCGCTGGCCGCGGGGCGCCGGCTGGTGGGCCGCAAGATCGGCCTGACCTCACCCGCCGTGCAGCGCCAGCTCGGCGTCGATCAGCCGGACTTCGGCATGCTGTTCGCCGACATGGCCGTAGGCGACGCCGAGCCGGTGGCGCGCTGGCGGCTGATCCAGCCCAAGGTGGAGGCGGAAATCGCCTTCGTGCTCGGCCATCCGCTCGAACGCGAACGCCACACCTATGCCGACATCCTGCGCGCCATCGACTTCTGCGTGCCGGCGGTCGAGATCGTCGACTCCCGCATCGCCGACTGGCGCATCAGCTTGTTCGACACCATCGCCGACAACGCCTCGTCCGGCCTCTTCGTGCTCGGCGGCAACCCGGTGCGGCCCGGCGCCTTCGACATCGGCCGCTGTGCGATGCGGATGAGCGAGGGCGAACGCGTGGTATCCGAAGGCAACGCCCGCGCCTGCCTCGGCAACCCGCTCAACGCCGCGGTGTGGCTGGCCGACATGCTGGTCCGCGTCGGCCAGCCGCTGCAGGCCGGCGACATCGTGCTGACCGGTGCGCTCGGCCCGATGGTCGCGGTCGATCCGCAGCGCCCCCAGCGTTTCCTCGTGGATATCGAAGGACTGGGCCACGTCGAGGCTAGCTTCGAATGA
- a CDS encoding 3-carboxyethylcatechol 2,3-dioxygenase encodes MSAMLQCMSHTPLKGYFDPAADVVEEVAALAAAVREEVAHFDPEVVYLFAPDHYNGFFLDLMPQFCLGIEATSVGDYQTPKGPLQVPRALAEACAGAVIARGIDLAFSYRMQVDHGFAQTLVEVLGGLARYPVVPIMINAVAPPLASFQRARLLGAAVGEFARGQGGRALFIASGGMSHNPPIPQIATATDPEVIERIVAGRNPTPEARAARQQRTVAAAQAFAAGDSPLRPLNPDWDRALMKRLCSRDWAAIDAYRNDEVSAAAGASAHELKSWVAATAAMESATAGQWDARERYYRAIPEWLAGFGAMSGLGRHP; translated from the coding sequence ATGAGCGCGATGCTGCAATGCATGTCGCATACCCCGCTGAAGGGCTATTTCGACCCGGCGGCGGACGTGGTGGAGGAGGTGGCCGCGCTGGCTGCCGCGGTGCGCGAGGAGGTGGCCCACTTCGATCCCGAGGTGGTCTATCTCTTCGCCCCGGACCACTACAACGGCTTTTTCCTCGACCTGATGCCGCAGTTCTGCCTCGGCATCGAGGCCACATCGGTGGGGGACTACCAGACTCCGAAAGGGCCGTTGCAGGTGCCGCGCGCGCTGGCCGAGGCCTGCGCCGGCGCGGTGATCGCGCGCGGCATCGACCTCGCGTTCTCGTACCGCATGCAGGTGGACCACGGCTTTGCGCAGACGCTGGTGGAAGTGCTGGGCGGGCTCGCCCGCTACCCGGTGGTGCCGATCATGATCAACGCGGTGGCACCGCCGCTGGCGAGTTTCCAGCGCGCGCGCCTGCTTGGCGCGGCGGTGGGTGAGTTTGCCCGCGGGCAGGGCGGGCGCGCGCTCTTCATCGCTTCCGGCGGCATGTCGCACAACCCGCCCATCCCGCAGATCGCCACCGCCACCGACCCCGAGGTGATCGAGCGCATCGTCGCCGGACGCAACCCCACGCCCGAGGCGCGCGCGGCCCGCCAGCAGCGCACGGTTGCCGCGGCGCAGGCGTTCGCCGCGGGCGACAGTCCCTTGCGGCCGCTCAATCCGGACTGGGACCGCGCGCTGATGAAGCGGCTGTGCAGCCGCGACTGGGCGGCGATCGACGCCTACCGCAACGACGAAGTCAGCGCCGCGGCCGGTGCTTCCGCCCACGAGCTGAAGAGCTGGGTGGCCGCCACGGCGGCGATGGAATCCGCGACCGCCGGCCAGTGGGATGCGCGCGAGCGCTACTACCGCGCCATCCCCGAATGGTTGGCGGGCTTCGGCGCCATGTCGGGCCTTGGCCGCCACCCCTGA
- a CDS encoding alpha/beta fold hydrolase has translation MQTSYQSIWAELRQTSFSQGWTDAGGINTRYLHCGDRAAPALILLHGVGGHAEAYVRNLKSHGRHFSTWAIDMIGHGWTDLATRDLEIPAYIDHLLRFMDAQRIERASFSGESLGGWVAARMAIDHPDRVERLVLNTAGGSQADPVVMERLKTLSLQAATDPSWNFIKARVEWLMADKSKAYDDLIATRQAIYSRPGMAAAMKHNMVLQDMETRLRNLLRAEDYARITAPTLVLWTSHDPTANVAEGRRIASMIPGALFTVMEGCGHWPQFEDAQVFNRIHLAFLLGGHVPEAVAVGG, from the coding sequence TTGCAAACCTCCTACCAAAGCATCTGGGCCGAACTCAGGCAGACCAGCTTCAGCCAGGGCTGGACCGACGCCGGCGGCATCAACACGCGTTACCTGCACTGCGGCGACCGTGCCGCCCCGGCGCTCATCCTGCTGCACGGCGTCGGCGGGCACGCCGAGGCCTACGTGCGCAATCTCAAGTCGCACGGCCGTCATTTCTCCACCTGGGCGATCGACATGATCGGCCACGGCTGGACCGACCTCGCGACCCGCGATCTGGAGATTCCCGCCTACATCGACCACCTGCTGCGCTTCATGGACGCGCAGCGCATCGAGCGCGCCAGCTTCTCCGGCGAGTCGCTGGGCGGCTGGGTCGCCGCGCGCATGGCGATCGACCATCCAGATCGGGTCGAGCGCCTCGTGCTGAATACCGCCGGCGGCTCGCAAGCCGATCCGGTGGTGATGGAGCGGCTCAAGACGCTGTCGCTGCAGGCCGCCACCGACCCGAGCTGGAACTTCATCAAGGCGCGTGTCGAATGGCTGATGGCCGACAAGTCCAAGGCCTACGACGACCTGATCGCCACCCGCCAGGCGATCTACTCGCGCCCGGGCATGGCCGCTGCCATGAAGCACAACATGGTGCTGCAGGACATGGAGACGCGCCTGCGCAACCTGCTGCGCGCCGAGGACTACGCGCGCATCACGGCACCCACGCTGGTGCTGTGGACCTCGCACGACCCCACCGCGAACGTCGCCGAAGGGCGCCGGATCGCGTCGATGATCCCGGGCGCGCTGTTCACCGTGATGGAGGGCTGCGGCCACTGGCCGCAGTTCGAGGACGCCCAGGTTTTCAATCGCATCCATCTCGCCTTCCTGCTCGGCGGCCACGTGCCCGAAGCCGTCGCGGTGGGCGGCTGA